One Bos indicus isolate NIAB-ARS_2022 breed Sahiwal x Tharparkar chromosome 22, NIAB-ARS_B.indTharparkar_mat_pri_1.0, whole genome shotgun sequence DNA window includes the following coding sequences:
- the CCR9 gene encoding C-C chemokine receptor type 9 isoform X1 has translation MVPTEATSLIPNLSDDYSYDGTPPMEYDGNFTDYFCEKSHVRQFAGHFLPPLYWLVFIVGGVGNSLVILVYWYCTRVKTMTDMFLLNLAIADLLFLATLPFWAIAAADQWKFQTFMCKVVNSMYKMNFYSCVLLIMCISVDRYIAIAQAMRAQMWRQKRLLYSKMVCFTIWVTAAALCLPELLYSQVKEEHGIAICTMVYSSDDSTKLKSAVLTLKVILGFFLPFVVMACCYTIIIHTLIQAKKSSKHKALKVTITVLTVFVLSQFPHNCVLLVQTIDAYAMFISSCALSIKIDICFQVTQTVAFFHSCLNPVLYVFVGERFRRDLVKTLKNLGCISQAQWVSFTRREGSLKLSSMLLETTSGALSF, from the exons ATGGTCCCCACAGAAGCCACA AGCCTAATCCCTAACCTGTCAGATGACTACAGCTACGATGGCACGCCGCCCATGGAGTACGACGGCAACTTCACAGACTACTTCTGTGAGAAAAGCCACGTCAGGCAGTTTGCGGGCCACTTCCTCCCACCCCTGTACTGGCTCGTGTTCATCGTGGGCGGCGTGGGCAACAGCCTCGTCATCCTGGTCTACTGGTACTGCACGAGAGTGAAGACCATGACCGACATGTTCCTTCTCAACTTGGCCATCGCTGACCTTCTCTTTCTCGCCACGCTGCCCTTCTGGGCCATTGCCGCCGCGGACCAGTGGAAATTCCAGACCTTTATGTGCAAGGTGGTCAACAGTATGTATAAGATGAACTTCTACAGCTGCGTGCTGCTCATCATGTGCATCAGCGTGGACAGGTACATCGCCATCGCGCAGGCCATGAGGGCGCAGATGTGGAGGCAGAAAAGGCTCCTGTACAGCAAGATGGTCTGCTTTACCATCTGGGTGACGGCGGCCGCGCTCTGCCTCCCGGAACTCCTGTACAGCCAAGTCAAGGAGGAACACGGCATTGCTATCTGCACCATGGTCTACTCTAGCGACGACAGTACCAAACTCAAGTCGGCTGTCTTGACCCTGAAGGTCATCCTGGGCTTCTTCCTCCCCTTTGTGGTCATGGCTTGCTGCTACACCATCATCATCCACACCCTGATCCAGGCCAAGAAGTCCTCCAAGCACAAGGCCCTGAAGGTGACCATCACGGTGCTCACCGTCTTCGTCCTGTCTCAGTTCCCCCACAACTGCGTCCTGCTGGTGCAGACCATCGATGCCTACGCCATGTTCATCTCCAGCTGCGCCCTCTCCATCAAAATTGACATCTGCTTCCAGGTCACTCAGACCGTGGCCTTTTTCCACAGTTGCCTGAACCCTGTTCTCTACGTTTTTGTGGGTGAGAGGTTCCGCCGGGATCTTGTGAAGACCCTGAAGAACCTGGGCTGCATCAGCCAGGCTCAGTGGGTTTCGTTCACGAGGAGAGAGGGAAGCCTGAAGCTGTCATCTATGCTGCTGGAGACAACCTCGGGGGCTCTCTCCTTCTGA
- the CCR9 gene encoding C-C chemokine receptor type 9 isoform X2, producing the protein MEYDGNFTDYFCEKSHVRQFAGHFLPPLYWLVFIVGGVGNSLVILVYWYCTRVKTMTDMFLLNLAIADLLFLATLPFWAIAAADQWKFQTFMCKVVNSMYKMNFYSCVLLIMCISVDRYIAIAQAMRAQMWRQKRLLYSKMVCFTIWVTAAALCLPELLYSQVKEEHGIAICTMVYSSDDSTKLKSAVLTLKVILGFFLPFVVMACCYTIIIHTLIQAKKSSKHKALKVTITVLTVFVLSQFPHNCVLLVQTIDAYAMFISSCALSIKIDICFQVTQTVAFFHSCLNPVLYVFVGERFRRDLVKTLKNLGCISQAQWVSFTRREGSLKLSSMLLETTSGALSF; encoded by the coding sequence ATGGAGTACGACGGCAACTTCACAGACTACTTCTGTGAGAAAAGCCACGTCAGGCAGTTTGCGGGCCACTTCCTCCCACCCCTGTACTGGCTCGTGTTCATCGTGGGCGGCGTGGGCAACAGCCTCGTCATCCTGGTCTACTGGTACTGCACGAGAGTGAAGACCATGACCGACATGTTCCTTCTCAACTTGGCCATCGCTGACCTTCTCTTTCTCGCCACGCTGCCCTTCTGGGCCATTGCCGCCGCGGACCAGTGGAAATTCCAGACCTTTATGTGCAAGGTGGTCAACAGTATGTATAAGATGAACTTCTACAGCTGCGTGCTGCTCATCATGTGCATCAGCGTGGACAGGTACATCGCCATCGCGCAGGCCATGAGGGCGCAGATGTGGAGGCAGAAAAGGCTCCTGTACAGCAAGATGGTCTGCTTTACCATCTGGGTGACGGCGGCCGCGCTCTGCCTCCCGGAACTCCTGTACAGCCAAGTCAAGGAGGAACACGGCATTGCTATCTGCACCATGGTCTACTCTAGCGACGACAGTACCAAACTCAAGTCGGCTGTCTTGACCCTGAAGGTCATCCTGGGCTTCTTCCTCCCCTTTGTGGTCATGGCTTGCTGCTACACCATCATCATCCACACCCTGATCCAGGCCAAGAAGTCCTCCAAGCACAAGGCCCTGAAGGTGACCATCACGGTGCTCACCGTCTTCGTCCTGTCTCAGTTCCCCCACAACTGCGTCCTGCTGGTGCAGACCATCGATGCCTACGCCATGTTCATCTCCAGCTGCGCCCTCTCCATCAAAATTGACATCTGCTTCCAGGTCACTCAGACCGTGGCCTTTTTCCACAGTTGCCTGAACCCTGTTCTCTACGTTTTTGTGGGTGAGAGGTTCCGCCGGGATCTTGTGAAGACCCTGAAGAACCTGGGCTGCATCAGCCAGGCTCAGTGGGTTTCGTTCACGAGGAGAGAGGGAAGCCTGAAGCTGTCATCTATGCTGCTGGAGACAACCTCGGGGGCTCTCTCCTTCTGA